From the bacterium genome, the window TGCAGAACCTGGTGGATCGTAAATTTCGACTTTAGCGGTCAGCGATATATGACCTTTATCTGCGCTAAATGCAACAGATGCTAGCAAAACCACTAAAATCATCAGAATAAATTTTTTCATTATAGCTCCTTTTATTTTACAAATTACTTTTAGTTTATGGCATGTCAAGTGCAAAGCACTTAAAAGAATTAACTTGTGAAAAACCTTGTGTGAATATACATTCTATAATTATGAAATTTATAAAACGAAAAAGCGAAATTAAGGACAAGAAAAAAAACACGAAAATATTTCTAGGAGGGCTAAGGGCCATTGTGGAGACAGTGGTGGTGGTTCTTCTTTTAAGGGCATTTGTTGTCGAGGCTCACGCCGTGCCCACCGGAAGTATGATACCTACTATACTTCCGGGAGAATATCTCCTTGCTGAGAAGCTTTCATATCGCTTTGGCGACCCTCAAGGTGGCGATGTTGTGGTGTTTAAATACCCGGTCGAACCTAAAGTGGATTATGTGAAACGCTGTCTGGCGGTTGGTGGCCAGACCTTCGAAATAAAAGACCGTAAGCCCATTATCGACGGCCTTGAAGTTCCGGATAGTCACGCCCATTTCGAGAATACTTTACCACCCGTTCCAAATATCCTCGGCATTTCCGACTCCGACTGGCAGAAAGCATGGGAATCGCGAGACCTTTTTGGTCAGGTGATGAAGCTTGTCTCCCAGAAACCTGGCATTGTGAAATCGCTTTATGCTTTTGTGGCTACTTACGAGGCAAATAGCGCAGGAATGGAAATTGAATATGATAGCCTTAGAACAGCAATAACCAACATCACTCCTAAGAGCAACAGGTGGGACGAATATCTCAGGATCGCTTTAATCGAAGGCTTTGAAGCCTATCTTGACACTGATTTTTCCAGTGAAGAGGTCATTCCGATAATCAATAAAGCACTTACCTATAATATGCAGCAGCTTATTTATTTTTCGATCTCCGATAACTTCCAGAAGGTTACTATCCCTGAGGGTTATCTTATGTGTATAGGGGATAATCGTGACCAAAGTTACGATTCGCGTTTTTGGGGACCGGTTCCTCTCGACAATGTCAAGGGTCGCCCATCGATGATTTATTATTCGGTGGAAGTTCAGCCACCAGCCCCGGGTAAGACACCGACTATCTTCGATAATATACTGATAATATTCAAGAGTTGGTTCCACCCGAAGGAAATTCGTCCGGACAGATTTTTTACGCTTCTGTTTTAATTTATGAACGAGCGTGAAATAATTGTCGAGCTCAGAGGTTTAGGGCGTAAGAAACGGCGCTCTCTGAAGGATGAATATGAGTGGATACTTCGCGATGTTAATCTTAAGGTTCCCTCGGGTGACCGGTTGGCGATAATAGGTCCATCCGGTTCAGGCAAAACAACACTTCTTCGCATGATGGCCGACCTCGAGCCATATAATGAAGGTGAAATTTTTTTTAATGGGAAAAATTTAATTGAGATAGAGCCTACGGAGTATCGAAAAAATATTGGCTTTGTTCAACAAGCGCCTTCACTATTCGAGGGCTCGGTCGCCGATAATATTCGTTATGGGCCAGCGCTTGCCGGCGAGAATATTACTGATGATAAGGTAGAGCATCTTCTCGATTTAGTAGGACTTGCTTCGAGCATAATATCCTCGAAGTCCGATTCGCTTTCTATCGGTCAGATACAGCGAGTCGCCATTGCACGGGCGCTTTCCACAGGTCCGAATATCCT encodes:
- the lepB gene encoding signal peptidase I, with amino-acid sequence METVVVVLLLRAFVVEAHAVPTGSMIPTILPGEYLLAEKLSYRFGDPQGGDVVVFKYPVEPKVDYVKRCLAVGGQTFEIKDRKPIIDGLEVPDSHAHFENTLPPVPNILGISDSDWQKAWESRDLFGQVMKLVSQKPGIVKSLYAFVATYEANSAGMEIEYDSLRTAITNITPKSNRWDEYLRIALIEGFEAYLDTDFSSEEVIPIINKALTYNMQQLIYFSISDNFQKVTIPEGYLMCIGDNRDQSYDSRFWGPVPLDNVKGRPSMIYYSVEVQPPAPGKTPTIFDNILIIFKSWFHPKEIRPDRFFTLLF
- a CDS encoding ATP-binding cassette domain-containing protein; amino-acid sequence: MNEREIIVELRGLGRKKRRSLKDEYEWILRDVNLKVPSGDRLAIIGPSGSGKTTLLRMMADLEPYNEGEIFFNGKNLIEIEPTEYRKNIGFVQQAPSLFEGSVADNIRYGPALAGENITDDKVEHLLDLVGLASSIISSKSDSLSIGQIQRVAIARALSTGPNILMMDEPTSALDIKTAKKIANLVKRLAIELDLTVVMILHDLALVRGFALDVAFIANGTLIEVSEAKDFFINPPPEFIEQIGMLKSGDDCHE